TGCAGAGGGCTGCGCGGTCGCCAGGGCACCGGCAGAGGTTCGGACCGTGGCCACGTGGAGGTTCTCGGTGGCGGCGATGATGCTCCTTACTGTTTCGGGGTCTGCCTTACGCCCGCCTGGGGGGCAGTCCTCAAGGGTCGTCGTCGGCACAATGCACCAGCCGGCGTCGGTGGTGACAGGATCCAGGTCATGCCAAGCATTTTGCGCCCCCGCGGACAGCCAGTCAGCCGGCTGATTCCACAATCCGCGTAATCGGTGCCCCGTTCAGGGCAGGGGCGGCCGGGGAATCCCACACCTTCTGCTGAAGCTTGGCCAGCAGCGCTTCGGCCTGGTCCAGGCTGTCGAAGTCGAGTTCCACCACCACGTAGCGGGGATCGTCCACCGGACGGCCGACGCGATGGGCAAGAACGCCCGAGGCCACCCGGTTTACCGGGTCGCGATCGAACGCTGTCTTCCACATCGCAAAGTCCTTGATGCCGTGTTCGATTTGAAGCGTGTACATTTCAGTCCCTTCCTTCCAGGGCGCCTTCGCAGTTACGGATAGCCACACGGTAGGCCTGCACCGGGCACGCCCGGTATCCCAGAAATCTGGAAGGGCCGATGCCCCGCACGTTTCGGGGGCTTGCCGGGCCATACTGTTCCCATGACCACGAGTTGGGCGGTGAGCCGTAGCCTGGAAAGAATTGCCCTGCTCTGCGGTTCGTCCCTGGAGGACCATGAGTTGCGCGCAGAAGTGCTTTCCGAGCTGGGGAGCATTGTTCCTTTCACCTGGTTTGCCTGGCCGCTGACGGACCCCGAAACCTGCACGGGCGTTTCCCCGATGGCCCGGATTCCATGCCCGCAGGAACTGCCCGCCCTCATCAGGCTGAAGTACGTGACCTCGCCCGGCCGGTGGACATCGCTCCTTGCTGGTGCTGAGCCTGCTGTGACCCTGCAAACGGCAACCGGGGGAGACCCTGACCGCAGTCCGTTGTGGAGCGGCATCCTCAGGCGCTACGACGTCGCGGATGTCCTGTCCACGGTTTTTGCCGACAGCCACGGCTGCTGGGGCTGGTTGGATCTGTGGCGGAGCGCGGACGAACGGCTCTTCACGGACTTGGAAACGAAGCACCTGGCGGCAGCGGCGCCCATTGTCGCGGCCGGTTTGCGGGGAAGCAGGGCAGCCCGGATGAGGCGCGATTCCCAGCCGGGCCGAGAGGACCAGGAACATCCTGACGACTCGGACCACCGCCTTGCCCACCACCGCCGGCTTCCGGCATCCGGTCTGCCCCAACAGGCGGTGCT
This genomic window from Arthrobacter sp. 24S4-2 contains:
- a CDS encoding LuxR C-terminal-related transcriptional regulator, which produces MTTSWAVSRSLERIALLCGSSLEDHELRAEVLSELGSIVPFTWFAWPLTDPETCTGVSPMARIPCPQELPALIRLKYVTSPGRWTSLLAGAEPAVTLQTATGGDPDRSPLWSGILRRYDVADVLSTVFADSHGCWGWLDLWRSADERLFTDLETKHLAAAAPIVAAGLRGSRAARMRRDSQPGREDQEHPDDSDHRLAHHRRLPASGLPQQAVLTLDAGLAITGRSASAADWLALLQPGPRPYEAVPAEVFNVAAQLLAREAGVDSHAASARVPIGLGQWAVLRSFRMDVGRGGEAPLAVTIQECPAAERLEVFARCFGLTPRQRSLLGLAAGGLDTAALAAALGISPYTVQDQFKAVFAACGVRSRNALLALALGTSASARRRENPSS